From the Chryseobacterium sp. G0201 genome, the window CATTGTCTGCTCAGATAAAAGACGAAAAAACTTCTGAAAAAGACAGAAAAATAGCTTTGATCTTCTTAATCCATATTATGGGAGATCTTGCTCAGCCTATGCACACAGGAAGATCTGAAGATTTAGGTGGAAATAAGATTAATGTAACTTATTTTGGAGAAAAGACAAATTTACACTCAGTTTGGGATGGAAAATTAGTAGATTCTCAGAAATACAGCTATACAGAATATGCAAGATTATTGGATATAAAAACTGATGATGAAGTAAAACAAATTCAGACAGGAACGTTGGAAGACTGGTTGTATGATTCTCACAAAATTGCAAATAAGATTTATGCACAGACTCCAAACGATTCAAAATTGTCTTACGATTATCAGTATAAATTCAACGATACCATGGAAAGACAGCTTCTTTACGGAGGTTTGAGACTTTCAAAATGGTTGAATGATTTGTTTTAAT encodes:
- a CDS encoding S1/P1 nuclease — translated: MKSIYSKILMLTFITSSLYSYAWGLTGHRIIAEIAENHLSGKARREIKKIMGRERLAYWANWPDFIKSDTTGAWKQASAWHYVNIDPQADFKAFEQNLKAQAGPSLYTQVNTLSAQIKDEKTSEKDRKIALIFLIHIMGDLAQPMHTGRSEDLGGNKINVTYFGEKTNLHSVWDGKLVDSQKYSYTEYARLLDIKTDDEVKQIQTGTLEDWLYDSHKIANKIYAQTPNDSKLSYDYQYKFNDTMERQLLYGGLRLSKWLNDLF